The bacterium genome segment TGACCCATGACGGCCATTACCTGACCCTCGACAGCAACTCGGGCCTCCTGGTCAAGAACGACGCCGACACCGGCGTCGTTCTCTGGTCCAGGAACCTGGGCGGCGAGGCCACCGGCAACAACGGCCTGATGCTCTTCGGTCGCCCCGCCGAGGCCCCCGACGGCCGCATCATCGTCCCGGGCGGCGCCACCCACGTGATCCTGGTGCTGGACGCCCACGGTGCCATCCAGACCGCCTTCGGCCGCTTCGGCTCGTCGCCGGGCCGCCTCGTCTTCCCCGTCGGCGCCGCCTTCGGCCCCCACGGCGAACTGCTCGTCCTGGACCGCATGCGCCACAAGGTGCTGGTCTTCGACGGCACCGACTACGAATTCCAGAGCGAATTCGGCGCCCAGGGCTCGAGCCCGGGCCAGTTCTATCACCCGGTCGCCCTGGCGAGCAGCGCCGACGGCCGGCTCTTCGTGGCCCAGGGCTTCCAGGGCCGTGTGCAGGTGTTCAATATCCTCGCCGACGAGGATCATTGAATAGAGGCCGGCCACGCGCCGGCCAACAGGAGTCGAAGTGTTTCGGACCATGAACTTCAACGGAAGGTGCTCCTCAACCGCCGCGGACCCCGCGTCCGCTCCCTTCAACGTGCGTCAGCACAAGTCCCTTGTATTTGCTCTTGGAGGCAAAACCGTGAAGACTCTGCTCAAAATCACCCTCGTTCTGGTTCTCGGCCTGTCGGCCAGCTCCGTCCTCGCCTTCCATGATGGCGGCGTCGCCGAGTGCGCCGGCTGCCACACCATGCACAACAGCCAGGACGGCGCCCTCGT includes the following:
- a CDS encoding NHL repeat-containing protein, translated to MGATAAQARLGFQYAGQLEISRGSDGALRPVSVTCDPVSQEIVVTDARQMGIHIFNPARVEVFRTSGFAALVGPVDASLDAAGRTVFLQRLAGRAHAVRRLDLYGEPDGFTAAAPTAEFDPEHLLVTHDGHYLTLDSNSGLLVKNDADTGVVLWSRNLGGEATGNNGLMLFGRPAEAPDGRIIVPGGATHVILVLDAHGAIQTAFGRFGSSPGRLVFPVGAAFGPHGELLVLDRMRHKVLVFDGTDYEFQSEFGAQGSSPGQFYHPVALASSADGRLFVAQGFQGRVQVFNILADEDH